A genomic segment from Rubrobacter tropicus encodes:
- a CDS encoding MTAP family purine nucleoside phosphorylase, translating into MMAFAPRRVLWDDEDVSPGRAMIDVGIITGSGIYELPGEKETRVVESRFGEAEVSIFRAGSWTVGSISRHQKNHLHLPHAIPHQANLAALKQLGARVVLATTVVGAVDPGVRLGRPVLFDDLFFPTNLLPTGAECTIFTEPGDPGRGHLIWDEPFAPRLRRKLELATGDLGLGATVGGVYGHTNGPRFESRAEIRWLGTAGVTAVSQTCGPEAVLAGELELPYALVGFPVNYATGISHSRRDELDRLLALSAEVLPRVVLRTVEMLEGEDLIFDHGYVYRVEGGVGPREG; encoded by the coding sequence ATGATGGCTTTCGCGCCACGGCGGGTGTTGTGGGACGACGAGGACGTTAGCCCCGGGAGGGCCATGATAGACGTAGGCATCATCACCGGATCTGGCATCTACGAACTGCCCGGGGAGAAGGAGACGCGCGTGGTCGAGAGCCGCTTCGGGGAGGCGGAGGTGTCGATCTTTCGGGCCGGGTCGTGGACCGTCGGGAGCATCTCCCGCCACCAGAAGAACCACCTGCACCTGCCACACGCGATCCCCCACCAGGCGAACCTCGCGGCCCTCAAGCAACTCGGGGCGCGGGTGGTTCTCGCGACGACGGTCGTGGGCGCGGTAGACCCCGGCGTTCGTCTGGGGCGGCCCGTCCTGTTCGACGACCTCTTCTTCCCGACCAACCTCCTTCCCACCGGCGCCGAATGCACCATCTTTACGGAGCCTGGCGACCCGGGGCGCGGGCACCTCATCTGGGACGAACCTTTCGCCCCGCGTCTTCGGCGGAAGCTGGAGCTCGCGACCGGGGACCTGGGACTGGGGGCCACGGTTGGGGGTGTCTACGGGCACACGAACGGGCCGCGGTTCGAGAGCCGGGCGGAGATCCGCTGGCTCGGCACGGCCGGGGTAACGGCGGTGAGCCAGACGTGCGGTCCCGAGGCGGTCCTGGCCGGGGAACTTGAGCTCCCCTACGCGCTTGTGGGCTTCCCGGTGAACTACGCGACCGGAATCTCGCACTCCCGCAGGGACGAGCTGGACCGGCTGCTCGCGCTCTCGGCCGAAGTACTTCCCCGGGTGGTGCTCCGGACGGTAGAGATGCTGGAAGGGGAGGACCTGATCTTCGACCACGGGTACGTCTACCGGGTCGAGGGAGGAGTGGGCCCGCGCGAAGGCTGA
- a CDS encoding LysR substrate-binding domain-containing protein has product MGLSVHGLRVYLCILECGSLSAAGRELGMTQPAVSNHLHALEERFGVALLTRGRPLRATPAGECLAEHARRILDGVSVLEAEMARHTAPHGALVVGASSTPGELLMPGLATEFSARYPDVALELRVYDTDEAIAALLGREIEAAVVGHEVDDPRLAGTVIGHDALVAVVAADDRLAGAEVSPGDLADRPFVLREQGSGTRRTAEEGLAAAGVRPRVAMELGSNAAVAGAVAAGAGVGVVPLRTAGALERVGRIEVRGLSLSRPFVLLTERGRRLSPAAEAFVATCARKERP; this is encoded by the coding sequence ATGGGCCTTAGCGTACATGGATTGCGCGTCTATCTTTGCATACTGGAGTGTGGTTCGCTCTCGGCGGCGGGCAGGGAGTTGGGCATGACGCAGCCGGCTGTCTCGAACCATCTGCACGCGCTGGAAGAGCGTTTCGGGGTCGCGTTGCTAACGCGCGGGCGGCCTCTTCGGGCAACCCCCGCGGGGGAGTGCCTCGCCGAACACGCGCGGCGGATTTTGGATGGAGTATCCGTCCTTGAGGCCGAGATGGCCCGCCACACCGCCCCTCACGGAGCGCTCGTGGTTGGCGCGTCCTCGACCCCCGGGGAGCTCTTGATGCCGGGACTCGCCACGGAGTTCTCGGCGCGCTACCCGGACGTCGCGCTCGAGCTGCGGGTGTACGACACCGACGAGGCCATCGCGGCCCTGCTTGGGCGTGAGATCGAGGCGGCCGTCGTGGGCCACGAGGTCGACGACCCCAGGCTGGCCGGAACCGTCATCGGACACGACGCCCTGGTGGCGGTGGTCGCGGCCGACGACCGGCTCGCCGGGGCGGAGGTCTCCCCCGGGGACCTCGCCGATCGGCCTTTCGTGCTGCGGGAGCAGGGTTCGGGGACGCGCCGGACCGCGGAGGAGGGGCTGGCGGCGGCGGGCGTGAGGCCCAGGGTTGCGATGGAGCTGGGGTCAAACGCCGCGGTCGCGGGCGCGGTCGCGGCGGGCGCGGGCGTCGGCGTCGTCCCGCTTCGCACGGCGGGGGCCCTGGAGAGGGTCGGACGAATCGAAGTTCGCGGGCTCTCGCTCTCGCGCCCCTTCGTCTTGCTGACCGAACGGGGCCGCAGGCTATCGCCGGCGGCCGAGGCTTTCGTTGCCACTTGCGCCAGAAAGGAACGTCCATGA
- the phnD gene encoding phosphate/phosphite/phosphonate ABC transporter substrate-binding protein, whose amino-acid sequence MIHRLSTPILVAVAAIVFAGCGGSGSASGDEPLRVGLIPNENPEEVEAQYQPLEDYLKKETGGEVELSVPTTYNAVVEAMVSGELDLAYFGGLTYVQARQRADVHPLFTEVNPRTGTTKYRSVIIVPSGSDVEKVEDLEGEDFAFGSVSSTSGSLYPSIMLNQAGIDYRTDLGEVVYTGGHDTTAQAVANGRVAAGGLEDRILYDLREEGIIEKGSVRVIEKSDPIEGYPWVVRDALPDKDEQELTDAFLGIEDPELLDLLRAEDYQRVRAGDYDYVEEQARKLDLIAEEQ is encoded by the coding sequence ATGATCCACCGCCTGTCTACGCCCATCCTCGTCGCCGTCGCCGCGATAGTATTCGCGGGTTGCGGCGGAAGCGGTTCGGCCTCCGGCGACGAACCTTTGCGGGTCGGCCTGATCCCGAACGAGAACCCCGAAGAGGTCGAGGCACAATACCAGCCCCTGGAGGATTACCTGAAGAAGGAGACCGGAGGCGAGGTCGAGCTCTCGGTGCCGACTACCTACAACGCCGTCGTCGAGGCGATGGTTTCGGGGGAGCTGGATCTCGCCTACTTTGGCGGCCTGACCTACGTCCAGGCGCGCCAGCGCGCGGACGTCCATCCCCTCTTTACCGAAGTCAACCCCAGGACGGGGACGACGAAGTACCGCTCCGTCATTATCGTCCCGTCCGGTAGCGACGTAGAGAAGGTCGAGGACCTGGAGGGCGAAGACTTCGCTTTCGGGAGCGTCTCCTCCACCTCGGGGTCGCTCTACCCTTCCATCATGCTGAACCAGGCCGGGATCGACTATCGCACGGACCTCGGAGAGGTCGTGTACACCGGCGGCCACGACACCACGGCGCAGGCCGTGGCCAACGGGCGGGTCGCGGCCGGCGGCCTGGAGGACCGCATCCTGTACGACCTGCGGGAGGAGGGGATTATCGAGAAGGGCAGCGTCAGGGTAATAGAGAAGTCAGACCCGATAGAGGGCTACCCCTGGGTGGTCCGCGACGCCCTCCCGGACAAGGACGAGCAGGAGCTCACCGACGCGTTCCTCGGGATAGAGGACCCCGAGCTCCTGGACCTGCTCCGCGCCGAGGACTACCAGAGAGTCCGGGCCGGCGACTACGACTACGTGGAGGAGCAGGCCCGCAAGCTCGACCTCATCGCGGAGGAGCAATAG